The genome window ACCGTATCGGAGTGGTCGGATCGGCACCGGATGCTCTCAAGCAAGGCATCCGCCGAGCCGGGACGCTGGCGCACCAGTCGCACGCCATACCTGAAAGCGATCATGGACTGTCTGTCGCCGACCTCGCCGGTCGAGCGCGTGGCGTTCATGAAAGCTGCCCAGCTCGGCGCGACCGAGATGGGATCGAACTGGATTGGCTACGTGATCCACCACGCGCCCGGGCCAATGATGGCCGTGTGGCCAACCGTGGATATGGCCAAGCGCAATTCCAAGCAGCGAATCGACCCGCTGATCGAGGAGTCGGCGGCGCTGTCCGAACTGATCGCTCCGGCGCGCTCGCGCGACTCGGGCAACACCATCCTGGCCAAAGAGTTTCGGGGTGGCGTGCTGGTGATGACCGGTGCCAACAGCGCGGTGGGCCTGCGTTCGATGCCGGTGCGGTACCTGTTCCTGGACGAGGTGGATGGTTATCCGATTGACGTCGAGGGTGAAGGCGATGCGATCTCGCTGGCCGAAGCCCGGACGCGCACGTTTGCGCGTCGAAAGATTTTCATTGTGTCGACCCCGACGATCTCGGGGGCGTCGGCGATTGAGAGGGAATATGAAGCATCCGACCAGCGCCGCTACTTTGTACCGTGCCCGCACTGTGCACACCGGCAATGGATGCGCTTTGAGCATTTGCGCTGGGAGAAAGGTCAGCCGGAAACGGCGGCTTACGTGTGCGAGTCCTGCGATGAGCCGATTGCCGAGCACCACAAGACGTGGATGCTGGAACACGGCGAGTGGCGTGCGATGGTTACCGACGGCGCAGGCAAGACCGCAGGCTTCCACCTCTCGTCGCTGTACAGCCCGGTCGGCTGGCGCAGTTGGCGCGATATCGCCGCCGCGTGGGAGAGCGCCGTGAGCAAGGAGTCGGGATCGGCGGCCGCCATCAAGACTTTCAAGAATACCGAGCTCGGCGAAACGTGGGTCGAGGAAGGCGAAGCGCCTGACTGGCAGCGTCTGGTTGAGCGCCGGGAGGATTACCGAATCGGCGCAGTGCCCAACGGCGGTTTGCTGCTGGTTGGTGGGGCCGACGTGCAGAAGGATCGCATCGAGGCCTCGATCTGGGCCTTCGGGCGCGGCAAAGAATCTTGGCTGGTCGAGCATCGTGTGCTGATGGGCGACACCGCCCGCGATGCAGTGTGGAAGCGGCTTGCCGAGTTGGTCGCCCAGACGTGGACGCACGAGTCGGGTGCGGCGCTGCCACTGGCGCGATTCGCGCTCGACACCGGCTTTGCCACGCAGGAGGCCTACACCTTCGTGCGGGCCTGTGGCGACCCACGGGTGATGCCGGTCAAGGGTGTCGCGCGTGGCGCAGCGCTCATTGGCACGCCAACGGCGGTGGATATCTCGCAGGGCGGCAAGAAGCTGCGCCGGGGCATCAAGGTGTTCTCGGTGGCAGTAGGCATCGCCAAGCTGGAGTTTTACAACAACCTCCGTAAGGCCGCCGACGTGCTTGAGGATGGTGTGACCACCACATTTCCTGCCGGATTCGTTCATCTGCCGAAGATCGATGCCGAATTCATCCAGCAACTGTGCGCCGAGCAACTGATCACCCGCCGCGACCGCAATGGCTTTGCCATCCGGGAGTGGCAAAAAATGCGCGAGCGCAATGAAGCGCTCGACTGTTATGTGTACGCGAGGGCCGCCGCATCGGCTGCGGGCCTCGACCGTTTCGAGGAGCGCCATTGGCGCGAACTGGAACGACAACTCGGGATCGCGGCACCACCCGATTCCGATCTCATCCCGAACAACGACGAGGCCACCCAACGCGGTGGCCTCGCTGTTTCCGGGTCTCGTCAATCAGGTCGGCGCGTCATCAAAAGTCGCTGGCTGTCCTGACCTTTAAGGAGCATTTCATGAGTCTTTCCACCCGTATCGAGAGCCTGGTCATCCGGGTTGCCCAAGAATTCAACGACGTCCGCGCCAAGGCAGGCAACCTGGCCAGCCTCACCACCACCGACAAGTCGAATCTGGTGGCGGCCATCAACGAACTCAAGGCGGCCGTGGTGTCGTCGGTGGTCATCGACGATGCTCAGGTAACGACCACCAGCACCTACTCGTCGAACAAGATCGTCACGCTGCTCGATGCCCTCAAGACCGAAATTCTCGGTGGAGCTGATGCGGCCTACGACACCCTGGTGGAAATCCAGCAGCTGCTACAGAACGGCACCACTGGTCTGGATGCCTTGCTTGCCGCCGTCAACAACCGCGTGCGCTTCGATGCTGCGCAGTCGCTGACCGTCGCCGAACAACTTCAGGCGCGAACCAACATTGGTGCGGTCGCGGCCAGTGATGTCGGCAACACCGACACCGACTTTGTCGCTGTCTTTGTGGGTGCTCTGGTCTGATGAGCCTTGCATCGCGCATCACCGCGCTGGC of Janthinobacterium sp. Marseille contains these proteins:
- a CDS encoding phage terminase large subunit family protein, which produces MEMDYEGAAEIERAWREGLTPDPLLTVSEWSDRHRMLSSKASAEPGRWRTSRTPYLKAIMDCLSPTSPVERVAFMKAAQLGATEMGSNWIGYVIHHAPGPMMAVWPTVDMAKRNSKQRIDPLIEESAALSELIAPARSRDSGNTILAKEFRGGVLVMTGANSAVGLRSMPVRYLFLDEVDGYPIDVEGEGDAISLAEARTRTFARRKIFIVSTPTISGASAIEREYEASDQRRYFVPCPHCAHRQWMRFEHLRWEKGQPETAAYVCESCDEPIAEHHKTWMLEHGEWRAMVTDGAGKTAGFHLSSLYSPVGWRSWRDIAAAWESAVSKESGSAAAIKTFKNTELGETWVEEGEAPDWQRLVERREDYRIGAVPNGGLLLVGGADVQKDRIEASIWAFGRGKESWLVEHRVLMGDTARDAVWKRLAELVAQTWTHESGAALPLARFALDTGFATQEAYTFVRACGDPRVMPVKGVARGAALIGTPTAVDISQGGKKLRRGIKVFSVAVGIAKLEFYNNLRKAADVLEDGVTTTFPAGFVHLPKIDAEFIQQLCAEQLITRRDRNGFAIREWQKMRERNEALDCYVYARAAASAAGLDRFEERHWRELERQLGIAAPPDSDLIPNNDEATQRGGLAVSGSRQSGRRVIKSRWLS